The Vicia villosa cultivar HV-30 ecotype Madison, WI linkage group LG1, Vvil1.0, whole genome shotgun sequence genome includes a region encoding these proteins:
- the LOC131634244 gene encoding subtilisin-like protease SBT5.3, which translates to MRETMSSSICHMIISLLLFVFLQHTLAIKQSYIIYLGSHSFGSNPTLLESESVTNSHYDLLGSYLGSTEKAKEAIFYSYNKYINGFAAILDEDEAAEIAKHPDVVSMSLSKRYELHTTRSWNYLGFETEREFATDSIWKKSLGEDIIIGNLDSGVWPESKSFSDEGYGPIPKKWKGICQVAKGNPDKFYCNRKLIGAKYFYKGYQALPGAANLTYNSARDLNGHGTHTLSTAGGNFVAGVNVYGFGNGTASGGSPKARVASYKVCWDGCYDADILAGFEAAISDGVDVISVSLGGIFAKFSPENAVTVGSFHAIANNIVVVASGGNSGPSESSIVNIEPWTITVAASTIDRDFASYVILGNKKIYKGASLSELEIPTNKSYPLISGKDANLDNVPPGLAYFCKEGTLDPQKVKGKIVVCQRGLADRVDKGVQASRAGAIGMILVNDRDSGNGVIADPHVLPATNVGFADGNAIYDYINNTKSPVAYITKVKTELGVKNTPSLCSFSSRGPNHDGTILMPDIAAPGVNIIAAYTLANSPTEQPSDKRRIPFVTMSGTSMSCPHVAGVIGLLKSIHPDWSPAAIKSAIMTTATTNTNNGGPILDSYSLQNATPFDYGAGHIQPNLAVDPGLIYDLNITDYLNYLCGKTGELPVFYGKPYTCPKSFRTEDLNYPSISIYADSIYGSKSLSVTRTVTNVGAPSEYKVEIQEPPLFHVTVQPEILRFKFKGEKKEFKVTTTLKPTIKYNITKFEFGKLIWSDGNHHVGIPITIIM; encoded by the exons ATGAGAGAAACAATGTCATCATCCATTTGTCACATGATAATATcacttcttctttttgtttttctgcaACATACCCTTGCAATTAAACAG TCCTATATTATATATCTAGGATCACATTCTTTCGGTTCAAATCCTACATTACTTGAATCTGAATCTGTTACAAACTCTCACTATGATTTACTTGGATCTTACCTTGGAAG TACTGAGAAGGCCAAAGAAGCAATATTTTACTCTtacaataaatatattaatggcTTTGCTGCAatacttgatgaagatgaagcagCTGAAATTGCAA AACATCCAGATGTTGTATCAATGTCTTTAAGTAAAAGATATGAACTACATACAACCCGATCGTGGAATTATCTTGGGTTTGAGACGGAGCGTGAATTTGCTACCGATTCAATATGGAAAAAATCACTGGGTGAAGACATCATTATTGGAAATTTGGACTCTG GTGTTTGGCCGGAATCAAAGAGTTTTAGTGACGAAGGATATGGGCCAATTCCAAAGAAGTGGAAAGGAATTTGTCAAGTTGCCAAAGGAAATCCAGATAAATTTTATTGCAACAG GAAACTCATTGgagcaaaatatttttataaaggcTATCAGGCACTTCCTGGAGCTGCAAATTTAACCTATAATAGTGCACGCGACCTCAATGGTCATGGCACACATACTTTATCAACTGCTGGTGGTAATTTTGTTGCTGGAGTGAACGTATATGGCTTTGGAAATGGAACAGCAAGTGGTGGATCACCAAAAGCAAGAGTTGCATCCTATAAGGTCTGTTGGGATGGATGTTATGATGCAGATATTTTGGCTGGTTTTGAAGCTGCCATAAGTGACGGTGTTGATGTAATTTCTGTGTCTTTGGGTGGAATCTTTGCAAAATTTAGTCCAGAAAATGCTGTTACCGTAGGTTCCTTCCATGCAATTGCCAACAACATTGTTGTTGTTGCTTCTGGAGGAAATTCAGGACCATCAGAATCATCTATAGTCAATATCGAACCATGGACTATCACAGTTGCTGCTAGCACAATTGATAGAGACTTTGCAAGTTATGTTATTCTTGGTAACAAAAAAATATACAAG GGAGCTAGTCTTTCCGAGTTGGAGATACCAACTAACAAATCATATCCATTGATAAGCGGTAAAGATGCCAACCTTGATAATGTGCCTCCCGGATTGGC CTACTTTTGCAAAGAAGGAACTCTTGATCCACAAAAGGTTAAAGGAAAAATTGTGGTATGTCAACGAGGGTTGGCTGATAGAGTTGATAAGGGCGTGCAAGCTTCTCGTGCAGGTGCTATTGGAATGATATTGGTTAACGACAGAGATTCAGGGAATGGAGTTATAGCAGATCCTCATGTGCTTCCCGCTACAAATGTTGGCTTTGCAGATGGCAATGCCATTTATGATTACATCAATAACACAAA GTCTCCCGTGGCTTACATTACTAAAGTTAAAACAGAATTGGGCGTAAAGAACACTCCAAGCTTATGTTCATTTTCGTCAAGAGGCCCAAATCACGACGGTACAATCCTTATG CCTGACATCGCTGCACCAGGTGTCAACATAATTGCAGCGTATACTCTAGCTAATTCTCCAACGGAACAACCATCTGATAAGCGTAGAATTCCTTTTGTTACCATGTCGGGCACATCAATGTCATGTCCTCATGTTGCTGGAGTTATCGGACTACTTAAATCTATTCATCCTGATTGGAGTCCAGCTGCTATCAAATCAGCAATCATGACCACAG caacaacaaacaccaacaaTGGAGGGCCAATATTGGATTCATATTCACTACAAAATGCAACTCCTTTTGATTATGGTGCCGGACACATTCAACCTAATCTTGCAGTGGATCCTGGACTTATATATGACCTTAATATTACTGATTATTTGAACTACTTATGTGGTAAAACTGGCGAACTTCCAGTGTTTTACGGAAAACCTTACACTTGTCCAAAATCTTTCAGAACAGAAGATCTCAATTATCCATCCATCTCAATTTATGCGGATAGCATTTATGGATCGAAGTCTTTAAGTGTTACTCGTACAGTTACCAATGTCGGGGCCCCGAGTGAGTATAAGGTGGAGATCCAAGAACCTCCACTATTTCATGTCACAGTTCAGCCTGAGATATTAAGATTTAAATTTAAGGGTGAGAAAAAAGAGTTCAAGGTTACAACCACTTTGAAGCCaactattaaatataatattactaAATTTGAATTCGGGAAGTTGATTTGGAGCGATGGAAACCATCATGTTGGGATTCCAATTACAATAATTATGTAA